In one window of Brassica rapa cultivar Chiifu-401-42 chromosome A07, CAAS_Brap_v3.01, whole genome shotgun sequence DNA:
- the LOC103850146 gene encoding peroxidase 62: MCLVGSLFSFIVFLSCIIAVCGQGTRIGFYSTTCPNAETIVRTTVTSHFGSDPKIAPGLLRMHFHDCFVQGCDGSVLISGPNTERTAGANLNLRGFEVIDDAKTQLEAACPGVVSCADILTLAARDSIALTKGQSWQVPTGRRDGRISLATNVNNLPSPSDSVVAQQRKFAAFRLNTRDLVALVGGHTIGTAACGFFTNRIFNTTGNRADPTMDQTFVPDLQRLCPLNGDASARVDLDFGSGNTFDTSFFNNLSRGRGILQSDHLLWTNPTTRTIVQEFLASKDSFNAQFARSMVRMSNIGVKTGANGEIRRVCSTVN; the protein is encoded by the exons ATGTGTTTGGTCGGATCATTATTCTCGTTCATAGTCTTCCTTAGCTGTATCATTGCGGTTTGTGGCCAAGGTACGAGGATCGGGTTCTACTCAACCACATGCCCTAACGCCGAGACCATTGTTCGGACCACAGTGACATCTCATTTTGGTTCAGATCCAAAGATTGCACCTGGTTTACTAAGAATGCACTTCCACGATTGCTTTGTCCAGGGTTGTGATGGTTCAGTGCTTATATCAGGACCTAACACCGAAAGAACCGCTGGTGCAAACCTTAACCTACGTGGTTTTGAAGTCATTGACGATGCCAAGACGCAGCTTGAGGCCGCGTGTCCTGGTGTTGTCTCTTGTGCCGATATTTTAACCTTAGCCGCTCGTGATTCAATCGCCCTC ACGAAAGGACAAAGCTGGCAAGTCCCAACAGGACGCAGAGATGGACGAATTTCATTGGCAACGAACGTTAACAACCTTCCTTCTCCAAGTGACTCCGTGGTTGCTCAACAAAGGAAGTTCGCCGCCTTCCGCCTCAACACTCGCGATCTTGTCGCTCTCGTCG GAGGACACACGATTGGAACAGCAGCATGCGGGTTTTTCACGAACAGAATATTCAATACGACCGGAAACAGAGCAGATCCAACCATGGACCAAACATTTGTACCAGACCTCCAAAGACTTTGTCCTCTAAACGGAGACGCATCAGCTCGAGTGGATCTTGACTTCGGAAGTGGCAATACTTTTGACACTTCATTCTTCAACAATCTTAGTCGCGGCAGGGGAATTCTTCAATCCGATCACCTTCTTTGGACTAATCCAACGACTAGAACTATAGTGCAAGAGTTTTTGGCTTCTAAAGACAGCTTCAATGCTCAGTTTGCGAGGtcgatggtgaggatgagtaaTATTGGTGTGAAGACAGGGGCGAATGGGGAAATTCGTAGAGTTTGTTCGACTGTTAATTGA